From Desmodus rotundus isolate HL8 chromosome 12, HLdesRot8A.1, whole genome shotgun sequence, one genomic window encodes:
- the LOC112312815 gene encoding zinc finger protein 256 isoform X1, producing MAGAASSPAATALPGARSALAASRRRPAEVGVAFADIALYFSREEWRLLDEAQRRLYLDVMLQNFELVSSLGCCCGAEDVEELIEQNISVRVVQTENPKVALCSWKSHACERFGPVLRYIFHLTEEQETQHSQKLLRCGACAKRFYFNTKCHQQQEHHGREKPFRRGGDRILLAEGCNVSASQELFTCGEVGPDILTKSEHLQREATHIMDRPNEISPSGETIQSRENYFTLSECKNAIGCNHTYVQKLGVHTGRQCFVCRGGGNHFSRVSSCCYCQRVPSGEKRHQCSECGKSFKKLSQLRCHQTVHTGERPYQCSECGKSFKARGSLYFHEKIHTGERSYECRECGKSFTTSTRFHCHQRVHTGEKPYTCSECGKSFTRSDHLLSHQRLHTGERPYECNECGKSFLPKNSLRRHQRLHTRERSYECSECGKSFTKGTNFQYHQRFHTGERPYAYSECEKSFTRNDLCSHQQLHTREMPYECSECGKSFFRKNSLRCHQRVHTGERPYECSECGKSYRSKSGLRSHESFHTGERPYECSECGKSFFRRNTLHSHQRLHTGERPYECSECGKSFFRKSELCRHQNIHTGHKPYECSECGKSYHSKTGLVCHQSFHTGERSHECSKCGKIYRSRAGLRYHQNSHTR from the exons ATGGCCGGGGCGGCCTCCTCTCCGGCCGCTACCGCCCTGCCTGGAGCTCGGAGTGCGTTGGCGGCGTCCCGGAGGCGCCCGGCTGAG GTCGGTGTGGCCTTTGCGGACATTGCCCTGtacttctccagggaagaatgGCGTCTCCTTGATGAGGCTCAGAGACGCCTGTACCTGGATGTGATGCTGCAGAACTTTGAACTTGTATCTTCACTGG GTTGCTGCTGTGGAGCAGAGGATGTGGAAGAACTGATTGAACAAAACATTTCTGTAAGAGTGGTACAGACAGAGAATCCCAAGGTGGCTTTGTGTTCCTGGAAGAGCCACGCGTGTGAGAGGTTTGGGCCAGTGCTGAGATACATTTTCCACTTGACTGAGGAGCAGGAAACACAACACAGCCAGAAACTGTTGCGGTGTGGGGCATGTGCAAAACGATTTTACTTCAATACAAAGTGTCACCAGCAGCAAGAGCACCACGGGAGAGAGAAGCCTTTCAGAAGAGGTGGGGACAGGATCCTACTTGCTGAGGGCTGCAATGTCAGTGCATCCCAGGAGCTTTTTACCTGTGGGGAGGTTGGACCAGACATCCTTACCAAGTCAGAACATCTCCAACGAGAGGCTACTCACATCATGGACAGGCCAAATGAGATCTCACCATCTGGAGAGACTATTCAAAGCAGAGAAAATTACTTCACCCTGAGTGAATGTAAAAATGCCATTGGTTGCAACCACACATATGTTCAAAAGCTGGGTGTGCATACTGGAAGACAGTGTTTTGTGTGCCGTGGTGGTGGAAACCATTTCTCCAGAGTTTCTAGCTGTTGTTATTGTCAGAGAGTTCCCAGTGGAGAAAAACGACAtcagtgcagtgaatgtgggaaatcttttaaaaaattgtctcaaCTTCGTTGTCATCAGACAGTTCATACTGGAGAAAGGCCCTATCagtgcagtgagtgtgggaaatcttttaaagCAAGAGGTAGCCTTTATTTTCATGAGaaaattcacactggagaaaggtcTTATGAATGTagggaatgtgggaaatctttcacCACTAGCACTCGCTTCCAttgtcatcagagagttcacacaggGGAAAAGCCTTATacgtgcagtgaatgtgggaaatcttttaccagaAGCGATCACCTTCTGTCTCATCAGAgacttcacactggagaaagaccTTATGagtgtaatgaatgtgggaaatcttttttaCCAAAGAATTCACTTCGTCGTCATCAGAGACTTCACACTAGAGAAAGGTCTTATGAATGTAGTGAGTGTGGGAAATCATTCACCAAAGGCACTAACTTCCAATATCATCAGAGATTTCACACAGGGGAAAGGCCTTATGCTTACAGCGAATGTGAGAAATCTTTTACAAGAAATGATCTTTGTTCTCATCAGCAACTTCACACTAGAGAAatgccttatgagtgcagtgaatgtgggaaatctttcttCAGAAAGAATTCACTTCGttgtcatcagagagttcacactggagaaaggccttacgaatgcagtgaatgtgggaagtcCTATCGCAGTAAAAGTGGCCTTCGCTCTCATGAGAGttttcacactggagaaaggccttatgagtgcagcgaatgtgggaaatccttctTCCGAAGGAATACACTTCATTCTCATCAGAGACTTCACACTGGAGAACGGCCCtatgaatgcagtgaatgtgggaaatctttcttTCGAAAGAGTGAACTTTGCCGTCACCAGAATATTCACACAGGACATaagccttatgagtgcagtgaatgtggcaAGTCTTATCACAGTAAAACTGGCCTTGTTTGTCATCAGAGttttcacacaggagaaaggtcTCATGAGTGCAGTAAATGTGGGAAAATTTACCGCAGTCGTGCTGGCCTACGTTATCATCAGAATAGTCATACAAGATAA
- the LOC112312815 gene encoding zinc finger protein 773 isoform X2, which produces MAGAASSPAATALPGARSALAASRRRPAEVGVAFADIALYFSREEWRLLDEAQRRLYLDVMLQNFELVSSLGIKTTTLA; this is translated from the exons ATGGCCGGGGCGGCCTCCTCTCCGGCCGCTACCGCCCTGCCTGGAGCTCGGAGTGCGTTGGCGGCGTCCCGGAGGCGCCCGGCTGAG GTCGGTGTGGCCTTTGCGGACATTGCCCTGtacttctccagggaagaatgGCGTCTCCTTGATGAGGCTCAGAGACGCCTGTACCTGGATGTGATGCTGCAGAACTTTGAACTTGTATCTTCACTGG ggatcaaaaccacaaccttggcttaG
- the LOC112312816 gene encoding zinc finger protein 814 isoform X2 encodes MLQNFELVSSLGCCCGAEDVEELIEQNISVRVVKAEIPKVALCSRKSHPCERCGPVLRYIFHLTEEQETQHSQTPLRCGACAKRFYLSTKCHQQQEHHMREKPFRRGVDRILLAEGCNVSASQELFTCGEVGPDILTKSEHLQQEATHTRDRPNEISPSGETIQSRENYFTLSECKNAIGCNHAYVQKLGVHTGRQCFVCRGGGNNFSTISSFCYCQRVPSGEKRHQCSECGKSFKKLSQLRCHQRVHTGERPYECIVCGKSFKRKSGLCLHEKIHTGEKSYQCSECGKSFSESTRFHYHQRVHTGERPYVCNQCGKSFTRSDHLLSHQRIHTGERPFECSECGKSFFRRNSLHCHQRVHTGERPYECNECGKSYSSKGTLRSHQSFHTGERPYECSECGKSFFRKNALRRHQSLHTGERSYECSECGKSFQSKSSLCSHKSLHTGERPYACNECGKSFFQNSALRYHQRAHTGERPYECKECGKSFFQKSALHCHQRLHTGERLYECSECGKSFFRKHELRCHQNIHTGEKPYECSECGKSYHSKSGLRFHQSFHTGERPYKCSECGKSYHSKTGLRCHQSFHTGERPYECNECGKSYCSYSGLRYHQNSHTGAKPYACSECGKSYRNKISLRSHQKFHTGEKPYECSECGKSYCSKISLRSHERFHTGERPY; translated from the coding sequence GTTGCTGCTGTGGAGCAGAGGACGTGGAAGAACTGATTGAACAAAACATTTCTGTAAGAGTGGTAAAGGCAGAGATACCCAAGGTGGCTTTATGTTCCCGGAAGAGCCACCCGTGTGAGAGGTGTGGGCCAGTGCTGAGATACATTTTCCACTTGACTGAGGAGCAGGAAACACAACACAGCCAGACACCATTGCGGTGTGGGGCATGTGCAAAACGATTTTACTTAAGTACGAAGTGTCACCAGCAGCAAGAGCACCACATGAGAGAGAAGCCTTTCAGAAGAGGTGTGGACAGGATCCTACTTGCTGAGGGGTGCAATGTCAGTGCATCCCAGGAGCTTTTTACCTGTGGGGAGGTTGGACCAGACATCCTTACCAAGTCAGAACATCTCCAACAAGAGGCTACTCACACCAGGGACAGGCCAAATGAGATCTCACCATCTGGAGAGACTATCCAAAGCAGAGAAAATTACTTCACCCTGAGTGAATGTAAAAATGCCATTGGCTGCAACCACGCATATGTTCAAAAGCTGGGTGTGCATACTGGAAGACAGTGTTTTGTGTGCCGTGGTGGTGGAAACAATTTCTCCACAATTTCTAGCTTTTGTTATTGTCAGAGAGTTCCCAGTGGAGAAAAACGACAtcagtgcagtgaatgtgggaaatcttttaaaaaattgtctcaaCTTCGttgtcatcagagagttcacactggagaaaggccctATGAGTGCATCGTATGTGGgaagtcttttaaaagaaaaagtgggcTTTGTTTACATGAGAAAATACACACTGGAGAAAAGTCTTATCAatgtagtgaatgtgggaaatctttcagCGAAAGCACTCGCTTCCAttatcatcagagagttcacacaggGGAAAGGCCTTATGTGTGCAATCAGTGTGGTAAATCTTTTACCAGAAGTGATCACCTCCTTTctcatcagagaattcacactggagaaaggccttttgaatgcagtgaatgtgggaaatcttttttcCGAAGGAATTCACTTCAttgtcatcagagagttcacactggagaacgGCCTTATGAatgcaatgaatgtgggaaatcttatAGCAGTAAAGGTACTCTTCGCTCTCATCAGAGttttcacacaggagaaaggccttatgagtgtagtgaatgtgggaaatccttctTCCGAAAAAATGCACTTCGTCGTCATCAGAGccttcacactggagaaaggtcttatgaatgcagtgaatgtgggaaatcttttcaGAGTAAAAGTAGCCTTTGCTCTCATAAGAGtcttcacactggagaaaggccttatgcgTGCAAcgaatgtgggaaatccttctTCCAAAACAGTGCACTTCGTTATCATCAGAGAGCTCATACTGGAGAAAGACCGTATGAGTGCaaggaatgtgggaaatccttctTTCAAAAGAGTGCACTTCATTGTCATCAGAgacttcacactggagaaaggctgTATGaatgcagtgagtgtgggaaatCTTTCTTCCGAAAGCATGAACTTCGTTGTCATCAGAATATCCACACAGGGGAaaagccttatgagtgcagtgaatgtggcaAATCTTATCACAGTAAAAGTGGCCTTCGTTTTCATCAGAGttttcacacaggagaaaggccttataagtgcagtgagtgtgggaaatCTTATCACAGTAAGACTGGCCTTCGTTGTCATCAGAGTTTTCACACTGGAGAGAGGCCTTATGAgtgcaatgaatgtgggaaatcttacTGCAGTTACTCTGGCCTACGTTATCATCAGAATTCTCACACAGGAGCAAAGCCTTATgcatgcagtgaatgtgggaagtcTTACCGCAATAAAATTAGCCTTCGCTCTCATCAGAAAtttcacacaggagaaaagccttatgagtgcagtgaatgtggcaAATCCTATTGCAGTAAAATTAGCCTGCGCTCTCATGAGAGatttcacacaggagaaaggccttattAG